CGAGTTGATCAAAAGCTACGAGGTGCGCACCTTCATCGTCGCGCTGAGCTAGCGGCACTGCGCTGCCGGAAACGCGCCCCGGCCACCGCGGCACCGCTTGCGCCCGCGCCTGACGGCGGTATGATCCGGCCATCAAACGGATCGCGCCGCTGGGTCGCGTCCATAGCGGAGGGGAGTTGCCGATGTCATCGCCGTCGCAACCTGCTACCGTGCCCGCGCGTGGACGACGCTTCGGTCGCGCCACGGCGTGGGCGCAGCGCCTGGTGACCGGAGGGCATACGCTGTTGTATCGCCTCAGTGCGGGGCGCATCGGCGGTCGTTTGGGCAACGCACCGGTGCTGCTGTTGTTCACGCTGGGCCGCAAAAGCGGACGGCTGCGCATCACACCGCTGTGCTATGTACGCGCCGGCGAGCGCATCGCGTTGATCGGCTCCAACGGCGGCACGACCGGCGATCCCGGCTGGGTACACAATCTGCGCGCGCGACCACGCGCCCTGGTGCAGATCGGCGCGCAGCTCCACACCGTCCGGGCACGCGTGGCGGAAGGGCCGGAGCGCGAGCACTTCTGGCAGCAGGCGGTGGCGCTGTATGCGGGTTATGCTGCCTATCAACGCCGCACCGATCGTCGCATTCCGGTGATCGTGCTCGAACCCGAAACGTAACGGGCGCTGCGGCGCAACGCGCGGCGTGGTGGTACAATCGAGAGCGGCATCCAACAGCCACGACCATGCTGGAGCGCAGTATGCAGCTTGGCGCGATCTTGCCCCAAACCGAAATCGGCAACGATCCCGACGTGATCCGCACCTATGCCCAGGCGGTCGAAGCCATGGGCTACCGGCATG
This is a stretch of genomic DNA from Kallotenue papyrolyticum. It encodes these proteins:
- a CDS encoding nitroreductase family deazaflavin-dependent oxidoreductase; protein product: MSSPSQPATVPARGRRFGRATAWAQRLVTGGHTLLYRLSAGRIGGRLGNAPVLLLFTLGRKSGRLRITPLCYVRAGERIALIGSNGGTTGDPGWVHNLRARPRALVQIGAQLHTVRARVAEGPEREHFWQQAVALYAGYAAYQRRTDRRIPVIVLEPET